The Apium graveolens cultivar Ventura chromosome 10, ASM990537v1, whole genome shotgun sequence nucleotide sequence ACTATCCTCGCTGCTGATTCCCGAACATACCTTGAATCCGAAACGGGCATTCTTTTGGTTACCGGTCTCGGCTAGAACGGGGATTCCCACGGGAATGCGgagaataattaaaaataataattttgtatttttagtatattttttaaataaaaaataatctaCTAATCCGTAATACATAAAAATATTGataatatctcatatttttaatattaaatcaTATTAAAACTGATTTATAATATAAGAAGGAGGCACATAAataatatataacaacattttataTACTCAAAAATTTAAGTTATAAAAACGAACTTGATAAAAAGAGAGGAGGTAACTTATCTAATAAAAAATTTGAAGTTAGCTCAAAAAGTGATGTAGCGCAATGGTAGTGGCATGAAATGTTTGAGTGAGAGATCTGGTGTTCGATTCTTAGGAGATACAATGTTATACTTATTtttaacataaaatatattaggATGACATTGTTATAATTTTTCAACATAAAAATGCAAAATTATAATTTGACAGCCATTAAAATGGCTCAAATTGCCCCTTGTCTTTTATAATAAAACTccaaaaattaaataaaaaggaGGCACAAAAATAATACATACCAACAATTTATATACTcaaaaattaaagtaataaaaacgAACTTGATAAAAAGAGAGGATGTAACTTatctaataaaaaatttaaagttaactcaaaaagtgatgtAGCGCAATGACATTAAGAGTTTGAGATGAAAAGTTTGAGGGGAGGTCTGGTATTCGATTCTTAGGAGATACAATGTTATACTTATTTctaacataaattatattaggaTGACATTGTCATAATTTTTCAACATAAAATGGCAAAATTGTAATTTGACAACCATTAAAATGGCTCAAATTGCCCCTTGTCCTTTATATACCAATATATACCAATAATTTATATACTCAAAAATTAAAGTAATAAGAACGAACTTGATAAAAAGAGAGGATGTAGCTTatctaataaaaaatttaaagttAACCTAAGAAATGATGTAGTGCAATGACATGGAATGTTTGAGTGGGAGGTCTGAAATGTTTGAGTGGGAGGTCTGGTGTTCGATTCTTACGAGAAACAATGTTAtacttatttttaatataaactatatgaaaatgtcatttttataatttttcaacaTAAAAGGGCAAAATTGTAATTTGACAGCCATTAAAATGACTCAAATTGCCCCTTGTCCTTTATAATAAAactctaaaaattaaataaaaaggaGGCACGAAAATAATACATACCAACAATTTATATACtaaaaattaaagtaataaaaacgAACTTGATAAAAAGAGAGGATGTAACTTatcaaataaaaaatttaaagttAACTGAAGAAGTGATGTAGTGCAATGACATGAAATGTTTGAGGGGAGGTCTGATGTTCGATTCTTAGAAGATACAATGTTATACTTATTtttaacataaattatatttGGATGACATTGTTATAATTTTTCAACATAAAAGGGCAAAATTGTAATTTGACAACCATTAAAAGGGCTCAAATTGTAATCTGACTACTTGTTTTTGGAGTTGGGCTGAATTGTGATATCCTGTTGGGCCTGTTGAGTATGTTGGGCTGCATACTCTGTAACAGTGTTGTAGATGAATGTGCAATAGGATTTGATACATGGCCATATCCAAAGATCAGGTTAAATAATGGTATTGCATATTTCGTGAAAATTTATTCATATTTAAGTAGGCGGATTTATAGAATTGTATCGTTGGATTTGAGTTGTAAGACATGCAGAGAAATAAATTTTCCTGAGGATTATGGAAGGTGTGAGTTTGATGATAACTATATTCTGGAAGCATACGAAGAATCAATAGCTCTTATAGGGTTTAGAAAATACAGGTCTATCCGTTTCTCCGGGCCTGATGTGGTGATGTGGGTATTGCGAGTGAACCCTAGCAGTAACTCCTTTTCATGGGATAGGAAGTACAGTATTGAATCGGAAAGTGATTTTCATTTTCAGCTGAAGGATTTCATAAACAATGAAAGGCTTGTGATGGTGGGGACTCCTAAATATTCAAGTAAGCCTTCATCTGAGTATTTCTTGTATAATGTACATGATGCAGAGAGTAAAACCGGGCTCCAGTTTAAAATTGAGGATTCTTCGCGTGTGGATGATTGGGGCCTGCTTCTCGAGGAGAACCTTGTTTTACTTGATGAAACTATCGTATCTCCTTTTTTGGAGACGCGGTCTGTTCTGTTAATGCTGCAGGAAGAAGAAAGGAAACGATTCATAGGCGGAGACTAACCAAGGTAGCTACCAGGAGAAACAATTTATCCAACAAGCGCAGCAGGGGACCTTCTTTTTGTATCACTCGGCCAATTTTGTCCTTTTTCAGCTTAATTTCAATGTCTGTTTGAGTTTGGATTGATCTGTCTTTCTTGTTGCAAGTTCTGCATCAACCAGATATTCATTACAATCTGCATATTCAGTACAAGCATTATGCTACTAAATTTGCTTCCTAGTTGACCTTTTTTTCTCAGATGTCTTTTCTGCATAATGCTATGTGTATGCTATTGTTTAAGAAGTATATAGTTCTTTTATATTACCTATAGACTACAGTTTGTTGTGAAATAATATCTGCATAGATTTAGGTTATATCTAGGGCCTGTCGTCGATCAATCTGTTGGAAGTTAAGTTGCCTGTCGTCCATCAATCTGTTGCAGACCGCTAGTGAATTACTAAAAGTACAGATGTTTGTCTAGTTAAGCACAGTCCATACTAGTATCTAAGGTTGCATCAGGTTTTTATAATGACTGAGTAGAGGCAGTATTAGTTAAAATTTGCCTGACCTAGAGATAGTTCAAGTTAAATGATCAACTTTATGCATCTTCTGCAGTATGATATATGAGTGTGTCAAGAACCAAATAGCGAGCCTTTTTGTTTGCTCTCATGTTTTCCTTTTACGAAGAGGATTCTAGGTTGTTCCAACTATCCTGTGTAATAGACTCGTTAGAAACCATTTTGAGGGTCTAATTTTGTAAGATCAAATCGGGCCTGACAGTATTCGATCCAATACTGACATTTTCGCAAGAGAAAAGTCCTCAGGAATTTGTACATAGCAGCACTTCAGTATTAATGTTCCAGGGCCCTAGATTTCCTTAAAATTTTGACATGGATAAAGAATCTTTGACCCCACTTGATACCTTTATCCCTGAGTCTAACAAAATGTAACTGCATACTGGAGCTTGTCTCTGATATTCCTAATAATTACTATGGTATTTTGTATCACTAATTTTGATTCTCCCTTGAAATTTCTCTTAATAGCTGTAGTAGATTGTCTATTTTTGTGTAAAGAAATATCTTGCTAGAACTACCGTTGCCTTGGTGGCCGCCAAGACCAATTTTTAGAACACTGCTTACAACATAATACTCTATCATATCGGGTTTTTGGAGCACTGATGGGAAATGTCTATATAAAGTTCACCATTAAGTTCCTAGTAGGAGGACAATGAGATAACACTGAAACATAAACTTGTAAGATGCTAACCTGATAAAGAACCTGTGCGATAAACATTCTTAACCTGATCAAATGGCGATTAAAAGATCGTATACGCATTGATGGAGCAAGATTTACAATCGTTTCTGACAGTAAACCACAAGCAATTACCAATACAGAAGGATTCAATTTCCAGTAACCATGTAGACCAACTGCTACTTGAGCAAATGgttcaaaataaattttataagcCATACCCTAGATATGTACTGTCTTTAAAACTGAACTATATAAACCATACAAGTTCTTGGCCAAAAAATTAAGTTTTTAGGCAAGTTGTAAACTGTAGCACCTAAAGTTTCGTCCATTTTATAGCTCAGCAAAGTCATGGAAAAAGATTCATATATTCTGATGGACTTCTCTGTATAAATTAAAAGACAAGCCAACGGAATAATAAAAAAACTTTTGGTGAATGATATTAGAGACGACTGGGTTGGGACGGCTTCATGCTATGCTTCAGGAAGTTCGACAGTTAAAGCTGAAGTAGTTACTACTGTAAACGTTTGCTGCCTTGCTGATTAATGAGTGTACACCGGCGAATCGAAATCAGATTTGTCAACTTCACCCTGCAAGAATGAAAGGAATATAAAAAACAGAAACATCTAGTTATATAGCTGAAAGTCCCACAAAAAGAGAACGTCCAAGCAGAATAATAAATAGCAGGCTCTTCGGGGCTCTATTCTTACCTGTTCAATTTGCATCAAAGGGCTATCACGTGACTTATTCGGGATAGTCCTCAATGTTCCCTGCAAATTTTTAACACATAAATAATTTGCtctgaaaatatttaaataagCATAATATGAGGCTACTTGACAAGTATGATGGTCTGTTGGTCTGTGTGCACTACATAAAAGTCAACTTCATGAGTATAGCATGCATTTGTTGGATGCAAGTATAATGAATTTGACCACAGGTAACTTTTCAAACAGTTAACACTTGTGCGTATAGTTTTTTTGTTCAACTCACAACTGAACCTAGAAAGTTTTCATGACTTTAATATAATAAAACCTATTTCCAGAAGCCATGTACAATAAAATTGTGAAACCATGGAACATGAATATACCTTAATTCAAAGTGTCCATAATAAGAAGTTAAAAAAATTGATACAAGGTATAAACAAACGTACATCCAGGAGCCATGGTCACAAGTAGGTAAGACCATACAAAATGCACACCCCATATTCAAACAATGTCCACAATATCAAACCAAATTCTTAACAAACCACCTTTATTGATTAAGATAAACAAGTCTAAACTGAAGTCCAATTACAGTACATGGAATTCACACGTCCAAGACTGTAGGTAACACACACCTTATGTTCTAAAACCAAGATGTATAACTAATTGCAAATGCCATCCACCAGCAATATACCTAATAAACAGACTCCAGACATATATAGCTAGAACTACCAGATCAAAACCCAGTCAGAACGTACGTATATAATCCTTTCAAGACTAAGTAGTTGGCAAAAACTTTTACAATGACAGATATGAGAATCTTAAAACCTAAAACTCTAAATTTTGTATTGAGTTTTTCAAACACTGATGGGAAATGTCTACAAAAATGTTCATTAGTAAATTCTCAGGAAACTAAGATTCAATCAAATAAACATAAACATGTACAGATGCTATTTCCATAAGACTCTGTAACATTTACCAGAGTAACTATATCCAGCTATAACTTGGTCAAGTAATCTAATCAAATGGTGATTAAAAGATCACCCACGCATTAATGGACCAAGATTTACAATTACTTTTAAAAAAAACACAAGCAAAAAACCAATACACAAAGGAGACAAGAAATAATGATAGTAACGAAGATGAATGAAAGTAAAAGTAGTGCACTTACTAGAGATATAAAAAAAACTATTACAGCTTCATTATTTGACAAAAATTAAGGTTAGTGTACCTTCTGTGCCCAGTAAAGCCCACATGCATTGCAGAGAGTCCTTGGGCCATCTGGCCCTTTTCGCATCATTGGCGTGCATCTAGAACTAGTGCCACAATGCTTGCACCTAGATAAGGAAGACATATTACACAATAACAGTACAAAGTAGAAACAGTATGATAAATCAGGCCCAAACATAGTTCGAGTTACACCTGAATCAAAATGGTATCTATTCCAAAATAGAGTGTCAATTAGGAAGGGAGAAAGAAAGAGTGTTTGCGCTAAATAATGGACTAACCATCCCTACAAGTCATTTCCTTCATTTGAATGTTACATGTTCCTTACTTCAAACATGTACAAGAACCAGCaattagtttttaatttaaaGACCTAGATGCCTAGGGAGTAATATAATACTGAGTAGCATAAATTTGTCATGCATCGGAGTTCGGGGGCCTCCACCGATAGCCAACTAAGAAAACCACCTAAATAACTAAACAATTGGACTATAATCCATCACTATCCATATAAGAAAAATACTCAGTTTGTGCAGAAACAAACTTGTGGCCTGAAGTTGACTTacaatttaaatttgaaaatataatctTTACAACTTACTTATTCAGTTACATATTCTAAGTTTGTAATTTGACTTTACAaagagtaatattattctcaTTACATAATACTTTTCAtatttatgttattttatttCTTAATGACTTAACACATTATAAATTAAACTATCCAAATGTATAGTATCTCTCAAAAGTAAAAAAATGCTCCTACTTAGTTATTAAATAGACGTACCTTCAAGTAACTTTTTTAAGGTAAACCAAGAGGGCCCAATATTTCTCAAAATCAATTAATCACAAATGTATTGACGTGAATATAAATAAAACGATCCTACATCGATAAAGCTGTGTCCAAATTCATACACCTAAGGCCTACCAATAAAATTATATCCTTCGTTTTATTACACTTCACTAGTAACTGTGTACGCACAATGTCtctaaaatttaaatatattaacAGTTCATGTTTAAAGGTTCTCAGTTCTCTTTACTTGTGAATGTGAGTTGACAAAGTAAAAACAAGTGAAAACAATCAGATAAAAAGTGTCTTCAACTATATTGTATTATGAATGTGCATACAAAGTATGATGTAATGACTGTTATTTTAGATCAACTAAATAGATATAACTCACAAAGTTTCTGGTGCACTATCATCTTGCCTAGAATCATCACCACTTGAAACAGTAATATCATctgatgctttagaagtaaacTGACCCTTCTTGCGATTCATCCTGATATAATGTAATAATGTAGACATCAGACAAGAAAGGAAGTATAAACCATTCCTGAATCAATATAATATTGTGAAGGATACTAATATTCTACTACATGATTAGTAGTAACTCATTTTGTAAACCAAAAAATACAAAATAATATAACAAACAATATCCGGAACCGAGCATGAACCGAATTATTATGTTTAACCGCATCAACTAATAACATAATATAAAGCAACAATGGATCATGAAGCTATGCAACAATATGTCCATTGCCCTGCATATGTTCAATTGTTCATGTATATATAGAACTCAAGAACAATCAAATGCAGACTCAGGTAGTCTATGTAGAGTATGGTCATACTTCAGGTGAAAAAGGCGTACCATTGGTAAAATGCAATGGATATTGTCAGGGGCTTAAGAAATTTATTAACCAAAAGGCTCATCAGATGACCCTCAGTTTGCATATTTTTAGTTCTACAATACAActaacagagagagagagagagagagagagagagagagagagagagagagagagagagagagagagagagagagagagagagagagagaacttGTTTCTAGGTAACAAGTGCAAGTACAAAAGTAAAGCTACAAACTTCCTGCTACAAGCCTCCATCAGATAAAAATTGGCAAGTATCTTAATAAGCACTgatcattcataaaaaatgaTCACTCATAAATTGCAAATGGCACGGGGTAAGCAAAgttttttcatttttatttatgTAATGCTCAATATAAGGTTGTGTTAAAGGGTTCAATATTACCATAGACTCGTATTTGCATAGGTCTTGACCTTATGGTTAGATGTACATCAAAACGTTTTGAAAATTAATATTGATGgtgttttttaactaaaatattGGAATAGTTGAGTAAGTTTACTAGGAGTGACACTGCAAAACATATATAGCTTAACCGCAAGCGGAGAATAACATGAAATTTGCAAATTTTAAGCTGAGCAAACACAATTGCAATTTACATCTGCAAAGTTAAACACCTTAGCCTTAATTATCACATGAAAAAGATTGCACTTTTTCCAATAAAGTTAGAAATATAAACTACAATAACCAAGAGAAATTAAAAGCATAAAATAGCGATCTTTAGAGTAACAGCTATATCCAGAAGTATCAgtgaaaaaatatataaaaaggtATTATTTATTTGTTATTACTATATGCATCTACATAAATCAAGTAAACgtcaaataaaattattaatcGGAACATTTTAGGGATCCTAATGAAAAGAAATCTTAAAAGACATTTAACTAAAGGACACACCTTACTGCAACTTCATGACGGACATCATATCTAATTTTCTTTTCATAGCACCGATTCTGTTTTTTCTGATAAAACCTGCGGAGAGAGGCCGCTCTCTCCGGATGACTACACCTCTGTGGATAATCTTTTGGATACTGTGGCTAAAGACCaattaaaattcttagaatacAAGCCAAAATAATATCAGTAACTAAAAAACTCACAAATCCAATTAAAGTACCGGAGGAGGATTCCTATACGCTATATCAGCAGGTTGCGGAGTCGACGGAATTTCACATCCCCCTAGTATCAAAAGCACCTGTTGCACCTGTAAAAACCATCAACCACTCAGCACTCTCAACAAACAACTCAAATTAGCTGCAAATTACATTAATGTTAAAATATCAGCAACATATCTCAGCAAAACATATGCTCTACTGACTACTCTAAACTAAACCCTATCAAATTCATCAACTGTAAATTCCGTAACTAAATTAATTTCCAAAAACACTTTCAATTAATTTACAAAATTTTCACAACATTCAAATATTACACAATACATCTCATCAAAACATATTCTATATAgtaaaaaactctagaaaatagATCAAACAGCTAATTCAGTAACTTCTCAAATTTACCTAATTTTAATTTCTTCTGCTCtaattaaaatcaaataattaaaAAGAGAGATGGGGGGAGAGAGATGGGgaaagagagagggagagagatagaGTGGGAGAGAAGATAAAGAGAGATAGAGGGacagggagggagggagggagggagggagagagatggagagagcgggagggagggagagaggagagagagagagagattgaggaACAGAGGGAAATAGATAGAGAGAGATAGAAAGAGAcggggggagagagagagaggggggagagagagagagagagagagaagccCTAACCTTCTCAGCAGTAACAGTATCAAACACATAAACCTGACCACCAAACGACAACGTAAGCTGATCAGCAGAATTCCCACATTGCGAAACGCCGTCGTACGACACAGCATCACCACCACCTTCAACAACCTCATAATTAGCAATAGTATCGCCTTCTTCAAACCCATTCGACTCATCATACTGCAATTCGCCGGAAATAGGATCGACCGGCACGGCGGCGAGCTTGTCGGAGTAGTGATTCGAATAGCTCATCGGCTGATTTTGATTGTACATTGTTGTGAAATTGGGCGAGATTGTTAGGGATTTGAGCCCTAATTGAAGTGTGTGTTTTTGTGTATTATTATAGAGAGAGGTCGGTGAATGACGGTGAGAAAAAACACACAAACACGCACTAGCTAGGGGGAGTGTTTGTGTTTATTTATAAGATATAGGAGAATGCCCATTGTGTGTTTATTTATAAGATATAGGAGAATGCCCATTGAAATTTGTTGATTTACGATGTTGCCACTGCCTTTCCTTGTCACAAATTCGTTTACAAATCAAACGAGTTCGATGATACTCGAATATCTGTCGATAACAAGAACGATGGACCCAAATGTCACTTTTGAATATTAAATACTCTAAAATGTCACTTTTGAAATAATGACAAAAAATGTCACTTAATAACGGTACTTCGTCTTCCGTTTTGTATTTTTAATGCAAAACGGTACATAGTGTGCCGTTTtggtattttattttttttttaatttttttataatatgcAAAACGGTGGTTCAAATAGCGTTTTGACTCAAAACAGTACATCATATAACGTTTTGTATCAAAACGAAATTTTATCTACCATTTTACGAataaaaaataattcaaaatgtCAAAACGTTGCACGGAGTTCCGTTTTAAGTGTTTTGCATAAACGGTACACGATGTACTCTTTTGAAGTGACATTTAGGGCCATTTTTAAGCTCCAAATGACATTTAGGGTCACCGCCCTGATAATAATGTATTTTCTAAATTATCTAACTTGGAAAATTTGAATATTTTGTTTTgtctttaaatttttttaaattttttgctGTGAAACGAATTTATTTATATacaatttattatattttattaggTTATATTTGAGTCAAAGCTACTTTGTTGTATTtgaaatttaattaataattaatcaattagCCAAAAAATGAGTTaaattcaaaaatttaaaaaattattaaatcaaaatttaaacATTACACTTTTGCATGCCATCCATTCTTTTTCCAAATTTCAACAATTTTTTTACTATATAAATTGTGCAAAATATATTTCATAGTAGCGCAATTAATATATCTTTGAACATTTCGATAATAAACTTTAAAGTccaaaaataaaaattttgaaaacGATCTCCATGTATAAAAAGCAGAACTACAATTAAATTAAACATCAAATAATACTcaatttatttttgtaaaaacAAAAATCAGTCTcgttatttttttaaaaaaatttaaataaaataaatatatatttcaatatATATTCACTTCCGGCTTAAAGAAGCTGTGCTGCTGATACACACAGCAACACTGTAAGTATAGCCTCTCCTCCATTCTTGCTCCATGAAAAGACTCATCGCTCCCATCTCTCTCCCTCACATCTCTCCCATCTCTCTCCCTCACAAAACCCCCCACATCTCTCTCCTTAATCTTCTCTACACACATACACAATCTTTATCTCTCTCTCCACCAATCCAACCCACACAAACCTCCCCAAAAGCCCAACTAAATTCAACCCAAATAGACCCGCTAAACTTTCTCCTCACTTTCATCCCCCAAATTAAAGCCCTCTCACAAAACCCAAGAAACCCAATTGCTCTCACTTCACTGGACTCACTTTTGGCCCAAGCCCATTTGTTGAATTCTTCTAGTTTGCTCATTGTTATGCATTTTTTGGCAAAAAGTAAGAAACTTGGAAGGGCTAAAGATGTTTTCTTGAAGATTAAGAGTAAAGGGTATGTTAAAGATTTCTTTTTGTTTAGTTTAGTGTATGATTCTTTGGTTTTTGATGGTAAAATTGATGATGTTGAGATTGTGTGGAATGAACTTTGTGGGAATGATTTAAAGTTTGATGTTAATGATTATGTTATTTATGTGTGTAAGTTTTGTGGGGTTGATGAAATTAAGGGTGTTTTCGAGAGGGTTGTGAGGGGTGGGAGGGTTTTGAGGAGGGTAAGTTATGGTGCTTTGATTAGTGCTTTGTGTAGGGAGAATGAAGGGGGGTTAGGTAAAGAGGTTGTTCGGGTTATGCGTGATGTGGGGTTTAGAGTTGATTGTTTTAGTTATTATGTTTTGTTTCGATGTTTTTGTCGGAATGGAGAGGTCGATGAGGCTGATTGGGTTTTGAGGATTTTGGTGAAGAGGAATTTTTATGTTGATATTTGTGTATATGGGAATTTTATGTACGCTCTTTGTAAAACAGGGAAATTTCGGGAAGCGAAGAAGTTGTTTCTTAGGTTGACAAAACAGGATATTGGGGGAGGATGTAAGAAAGGGAATTTTTTGAAGGAGGGAAGAAGGGTGATTTTTCAGTTAAAGTGCGAGGACAATGTTCCGAATATATTGGCTTATGAATCGTACTTCCGTTCTCTATGTGATATGGGGAGGCTTGATGAGGCCGAAGTGTTGTTAAAAAAGATGATGAATAGTAGAACTGTGCTTGAGATATGTGTGTATGGTTCGTTTATAAAGGCTCTCTTTGTTGCTAATCGAGATAAAGATGCAATAAGGTTTTTCCAAGTTGAAAAGAAGAAAGGTTTAGTTAAAGTTGAAGAAATTGCGAGTTATGTCATTATGGGTTTGTGTCAGAAGGGGAAACTTGATGAGGCTGTGAATTTTTTTAATGAAACTGCCACGCCTGGAGCGTATGTTAATTGTTCAAATGTTTGTAATTGTCTACTAGGTAATTACTGGAAAGAAAGCAGATTTCCGGAAGCAGAGTACTTGTTTAGAAGGTTAAAGAATGGTAATCATGGAGTGCCTGATGTATCAACGTATGGAATCATGATTAATGGATATTGCAATCAAGGAGATATAGTAAAGGCACTCCTCTTGTTTCAAGAAATGGTGGATAGGAATATTGTGGTTAACTGTGCACTATATGAGGCGATAATTAGAGCATTATGTTCACGTGGAAGATTAAGGGAGGCACTTAAATACCTGAATGATATGGTCGAAAGTGGATATACATTATCTAGCACAAGATGGGAAATATTTTTTAGCTCAACATTTGCTGCACTGGAAAATGGCATTTCCAATGATATTGAGCAATCATTCTATTGATTGACATATATGTTCTTCCATCACACTGCATGACTGGATTTTCTGTGTGAACAAACCAAGGTATAAAAAAGTCTTCTTCTTAATAGATTTTATTCAAGTTTTACTGTATGAATCCCTTAGCACACACATGAACAGATGCATAGGTTTATGTTTTAACTTCTACTTTATAATGATTTGGTCACATTTACTGTAGCAATACGGCAgggaaatttttgaaacattgTTTTTGATGTTATCTTCGAATTTCATTTAAGCAGTAATGCTTGTTTTGTGGATGTACAAAGCTAATGATATGTTTTGCCCAAAAGCAATAGTTTTGCTGATGTAGGCATGTAGCACTAGTACgacataaataattaaatcagaagcGTAAAATTATTAACTATGTGCTCTTTACAGAAACAATGCACATATATGCACCTTATGACCTAACAGTTCAGTTGCTGCTACGTAATGATCCTATGTCGCAAATTGATGTGCATCATTTCCCACCCTCTTAAAAAAGGGCGTGTGTCCTGTTTTGCAAAATGTATATATGCTCATAAGTAGCTTCTTTTGGAGGATGTGTTCCATGCGAAGCCATGCCACAAGTATTTATAGATTTCAGTTTGTG carries:
- the LOC141690315 gene encoding GATA transcription factor 25 isoform X2 — its product is MYNQNQPMSYSNHYSDKLAAVPVDPISGELQYDESNGFEEGDTIANYEVVEGGGDAVSYDGVSQCGNSADQLTLSFGGQVYVFDTVTAEKVQQVLLILGGCEIPSTPQPADIAYRNPPPYPKDYPQRCSHPERAASLRRFYQKKQNRCYEKKIRYDVRHEVAVRMNRKKGQFTSKASDDITVSSGDDSRQDDSAPETLCKHCGTSSRCTPMMRKGPDGPRTLCNACGLYWAQKGTLRTIPNKSRDSPLMQIEQGEVDKSDFDSPVYTH
- the LOC141688986 gene encoding uncharacterized protein LOC141688986, encoding MKRLIAPISLPHISPISLPHKTPHISLLNLLYTHTQSLSLSPPIQPTQTSPKAQLNSTQIDPLNFLLTFIPQIKALSQNPRNPIALTSLDSLLAQAHLLNSSSLLIVMHFLAKSKKLGRAKDVFLKIKSKGYVKDFFLFSLVYDSLVFDGKIDDVEIVWNELCGNDLKFDVNDYVIYVCKFCGVDEIKGVFERVVRGGRVLRRVSYGALISALCRENEGGLGKEVVRVMRDVGFRVDCFSYYVLFRCFCRNGEVDEADWVLRILVKRNFYVDICVYGNFMYALCKTGKFREAKKLFLRLTKQDIGGGCKKGNFLKEGRRVIFQLKCEDNVPNILAYESYFRSLCDMGRLDEAEVLLKKMMNSRTVLEICVYGSFIKALFVANRDKDAIRFFQVEKKKGLVKVEEIASYVIMGLCQKGKLDEAVNFFNETATPGAYVNCSNVCNCLLGNYWKESRFPEAEYLFRRLKNGNHGVPDVSTYGIMINGYCNQGDIVKALLLFQEMVDRNIVVNCALYEAIIRALCSRGRLREALKYLNDMVESGYTLSSTRWEIFFSSTFAALENGISNDIEQSFY
- the LOC141690315 gene encoding GATA transcription factor 25 isoform X1, translated to MYNQNQPMSYSNHYSDKLAAVPVDPISGELQYDESNGFEEGDTIANYEVVEGGGDAVSYDGVSQCGNSADQLTLSFGGQVYVFDTVTAEKVQQVLLILGGCEIPSTPQPADIAYRNPPPPQYPKDYPQRCSHPERAASLRRFYQKKQNRCYEKKIRYDVRHEVAVRMNRKKGQFTSKASDDITVSSGDDSRQDDSAPETLCKHCGTSSRCTPMMRKGPDGPRTLCNACGLYWAQKGTLRTIPNKSRDSPLMQIEQGEVDKSDFDSPVYTH